The DNA region GAACAGTGGCACAGAAGCTATGGGCGCGGTGTGGCTCCTCGTCGGAAAGAGCCGCTACCCGGCGACGCTCGTCGCTGTCGCAAAGGAGTCGCAGCAGCTCGTCGAAGTGCCGGTGCCCTTCAATCTGGCCGCCGAGTTCCTCCCCGAGGTGCTACGCGCCGACGCCCCCTCTCTTGAGCAAGTACTCGGGGACAGGGCGCCTCCCTCCTCCGCGTTCAAGGATATCCGCGGCACGTCGGCAGCAATTCGCGCCGCGCTCGATCAAGCGCGGCTGTACGCCGCAGGGCCCCCATACCCCGTGCTAATTGAGGGTGAAACTGGAACGGGCAAGGAGATGTTCGCCTCCGCCATCCACGCCGGAAGCCCGAGGCGGACTGGCCCGTACCTCCCTCTCAACTGCGGCGCGCTGGCGAAAGAGCTCATCGAGTCCGAGCTTTTCGGCCACGAAAAGGGCGCCTTCACCGGCGCCCAGGAGAAGAAGCCCGGCGCCTTTCGCACCGCGAACGGCGGCACCCTCTTCTTGGACGAAGTGGGAGAGCTGCCCCTCGAAGCCCAGGTGAAGCTCCTCCGCGTGCTCGAGGTCGGAAAGGTCCGCTCGGTTGGCGGTACCAAAGAGGAGACCATCGACGTGCGCATCATCGCGGCGACCCATAGGAATCTGCTCGACCAGGTCGCCTGCGGTCAGTTCCGGGAGGATCTCTACTACCGGCTTGCCGTCGGGACGCTTTTCCTTCCGCCGCTCCGCGAGCGCACAGGGGACATAGGCGAACTCATCGACGTCCTCATGCGCAGAACAAACGAGGACCTCCAGAAAGTGGGGCTTCCCTCGAAGGAACTCTCCACCGGCGCAAGACCCCTCCTCCTCGGACACTCCTGGCCGGGCAACGTCCGCGAACTGCTCAACACGTTGAAGCGCTGCGCGATGCTAACGCCCGGCCCGCTCATCGATGAGGTAGTGGCCGGCGCCGCCATCCGCCCCGGCGCAAAGAAGAACCGTCTCGCCCTCGACCCCGACGGTCCCCTCCCCGAGGGCTTTGAGCTCCCC from Myxococcus guangdongensis includes:
- a CDS encoding sigma-54 interaction domain-containing protein; translated protein: MRNILLAWIGKDDHEAARDAPGKVSRLAAAVSSRSITFDEVVIVNDLKKKDAEEWLATTLKPRARAELRLCHHQLKSPVDYESIYRGALAAIRETLERHGPHTRLHFLLNSGTEAMGAVWLLVGKSRYPATLVAVAKESQQLVEVPVPFNLAAEFLPEVLRADAPSLEQVLGDRAPPSSAFKDIRGTSAAIRAALDQARLYAAGPPYPVLIEGETGTGKEMFASAIHAGSPRRTGPYLPLNCGALAKELIESELFGHEKGAFTGAQEKKPGAFRTANGGTLFLDEVGELPLEAQVKLLRVLEVGKVRSVGGTKEETIDVRIIAATHRNLLDQVACGQFREDLYYRLAVGTLFLPPLRERTGDIGELIDVLMRRTNEDLQKVGLPSKELSTGARPLLLGHSWPGNVRELLNTLKRCAMLTPGPLIDEVVAGAAIRPGAKKNRLALDPDGPLPEGFELPMLLASVEAAYIQKALEQCGKNKSRAAALLGLNSRQTMDNRLEAAERLLKHHARVTP